The proteins below come from a single Oscillospiraceae bacterium genomic window:
- a CDS encoding L-aspartate oxidase, with translation MRFDEYYDVVIVGTGAAGLYCALNFPKRYKVLLLTKQKADECDSFLAQGGICMQHGEADYRSFFEDTMRAGHYENDAATVDLMIRSSNSIIRDLVRRGVRFSRDENGDLRFTREGAHSRARILFHEDVTGREITQTLLAEALRCENIELRENTVMLDFFADAAACGGVVAMGPDGAVRAIGAGAVVLACGGIGGLYKNSTNYPHITGDAIAMALRHGVACRHLDYIQIHPTTLFSRKKGRRFLISESVRGEGALLLDKNGNRFTNELQPRDVVSAAIRAQMEKDGTEHVWEDMRPIGEAVIREHFPNILERCEEEGYDPLHEPIPVVPAQHYFMGGIQADLSSRTALPRLYACGETCCNGVHGRNRLASNSLLESLVFAQRAADDILFGEPPAFTGDAPDLAPYRETEPLFAAYRTEVLNAIERSKNHE, from the coding sequence ATGAGATTTGATGAATACTACGATGTTGTCATTGTCGGCACCGGCGCAGCGGGTTTATACTGCGCGTTGAACTTTCCAAAGCGTTATAAAGTGCTGCTGCTGACCAAGCAGAAGGCGGACGAGTGCGATTCCTTTCTGGCGCAGGGCGGCATCTGTATGCAGCACGGCGAGGCGGACTACCGTTCCTTTTTTGAGGATACGATGCGGGCCGGCCACTATGAGAACGATGCCGCCACGGTGGACCTGATGATCCGGTCCTCCAACTCGATCATCCGCGATCTGGTGCGCCGCGGCGTGCGGTTTTCCCGGGACGAAAACGGTGACCTGCGCTTTACCCGCGAGGGCGCGCACTCCCGCGCGCGAATCCTCTTTCATGAGGATGTCACCGGGCGTGAGATCACCCAGACCCTTCTTGCGGAGGCCCTGCGGTGCGAAAACATCGAGCTGCGCGAGAATACCGTGATGCTCGACTTCTTTGCCGATGCGGCAGCCTGCGGCGGCGTTGTTGCAATGGGCCCGGACGGCGCAGTGCGGGCCATCGGCGCGGGGGCGGTCGTGCTGGCCTGCGGCGGCATCGGCGGGCTGTATAAAAACTCGACCAACTACCCCCACATCACCGGCGATGCCATTGCCATGGCGCTGCGCCATGGCGTGGCCTGCCGCCATCTTGATTATATCCAGATCCACCCCACAACGCTGTTCAGCCGCAAAAAGGGCCGCCGGTTCCTCATCTCGGAGTCGGTGCGCGGCGAGGGCGCGCTGCTGCTGGACAAAAACGGAAACCGCTTTACGAATGAGCTGCAGCCCCGCGATGTCGTCAGCGCGGCCATCCGCGCCCAGATGGAGAAGGACGGCACCGAGCATGTGTGGGAGGATATGCGCCCCATCGGCGAGGCGGTCATCCGCGAGCATTTCCCCAACATTCTTGAGCGGTGTGAGGAGGAGGGCTACGACCCCCTGCATGAGCCGATCCCCGTTGTGCCGGCCCAGCACTATTTTATGGGCGGCATTCAGGCGGACTTAAGCAGCCGCACGGCCCTGCCGCGGCTGTATGCCTGCGGCGAGACCTGCTGCAACGGCGTCCACGGCCGCAACCGGCTGGCCAGCAATTCCCTGCTGGAATCTCTGGTCTTTGCACAGCGCGCCGCAGATGATATACTGTTTGGGGAGCCGCCCGCCTTTACGGGCGATGCGCCCGACCTTGCCCCCTACCGGGAGACCGAGCCGCTGTTTGCGGCCTACCGAACCGAAGTTTTGAATGCGATCGAGAGGAGCAAAAATCATGAATGA
- a CDS encoding DUF624 domain-containing protein, whose product MSNQPETNETPATGYTPAPRKVGLPRFFELLGRDLWPLYKSSILCVAGFLPGTALAILGMMGGSALLTVVGGVLGGLLGGPFLSGMIDTVLRALRDEPGYWWHTYKRAWKQNWKQSLLPGALLGLFVGSWSWMLRAQALAGNTSTALWVASLAGIFVCTGFFSWLLAQVPLVDLPLPQLAKNAGLMFFGFFPRTLAAALVLAVYWGLTLLYLPATILVIVVFGFWLPVTVAGMILYPGLDKVFKLEETLAARRDAEIEERMEQNRPNFDH is encoded by the coding sequence ATGTCCAACCAACCTGAAACAAACGAAACACCGGCCACCGGCTATACGCCTGCGCCGCGCAAGGTCGGGCTGCCCCGCTTTTTTGAGCTGCTCGGCCGCGACCTCTGGCCGCTGTATAAGTCCAGCATACTCTGCGTGGCGGGCTTTCTGCCCGGCACTGCGCTGGCCATTCTCGGCATGATGGGCGGCTCCGCCCTGCTGACCGTGGTGGGCGGCGTGCTGGGCGGCCTTTTGGGCGGGCCGTTTTTGTCCGGCATGATCGACACGGTGCTGCGCGCACTGCGGGACGAGCCGGGCTACTGGTGGCACACCTACAAGCGCGCATGGAAGCAGAACTGGAAGCAGAGCCTGCTGCCCGGTGCGCTGCTGGGCCTGTTTGTAGGCAGCTGGAGCTGGATGCTCCGCGCACAGGCGCTGGCCGGCAACACCAGCACCGCGCTGTGGGTGGCCTCGCTGGCAGGGATCTTTGTCTGCACCGGCTTTTTCAGCTGGCTGCTGGCGCAGGTGCCGCTGGTGGATCTGCCGCTGCCCCAGCTTGCCAAAAACGCCGGGCTGATGTTCTTCGGCTTCTTCCCGCGCACCTTGGCGGCCGCACTGGTGCTGGCCGTCTACTGGGGGCTGACGCTGCTCTACCTGCCCGCGACCATTCTGGTGATCGTGGTGTTCGGCTTCTGGCTGCCGGTCACGGTGGCCGGTATGATCCTCTACCCCGGCCTTGATAAGGTATTCAAGCTTGAGGAAACGCTCGCGGCCCGCCGCGATGCCGAGATCGAGGAACGGATGGAGCAGAACCGCCCCAACTTCGACCATTAA